The following proteins are co-located in the Bacilli bacterium PM5-9 genome:
- a CDS encoding mannose-6-phosphate isomerase-like protein (cupin superfamily) (product_source=COG0662; cath_funfam=2.60.120.10; cog=COG0662; pfam=PF02311; superfamily=51215), with amino-acid sequence MQVYEVLTTKDLKEIIKHGSKSFPLAIYKTLLSRNKLGYVQLHWHNEIQFVLVTKGTINFIVDSTSNIIEENNGIFINSNHLHSARSFQCNDSEYICIDVNANLFINNENNIINKKYLEPFISAKSIPAISLNRDIQWQQDILNDFEILYLLYEEKKFGYELKMQSIILNILHNMIINSE; translated from the coding sequence ATGCAAGTATATGAGGTTTTAACAACTAAAGATTTAAAAGAAATTATCAAACATGGTAGTAAATCCTTTCCATTAGCAATCTATAAAACTTTATTAAGCAGAAACAAACTAGGTTATGTTCAATTACATTGGCATAATGAAATTCAATTTGTTTTAGTTACTAAAGGAACAATAAATTTCATAGTTGATTCAACTAGTAATATAATAGAAGAAAATAATGGGATTTTTATTAATTCAAATCATCTTCACAGTGCACGATCATTTCAATGCAATGATAGTGAATATATATGTATCGATGTAAATGCTAATTTATTCATTAATAACGAAAACAATATCATAAATAAAAAATATCTTGAACCCTTCATTAGTGCAAAATCTATTCCTGCCATATCATTAAATAGAGATATTCAATGGCAACAAGATATTTTAAATGATTTTGAAATATTATATCTTTTATACGAAGAAAAAAAATTTGGATATGAATTAAAAATGCAATCTATTATTTTAAATATCTTACATAATATGATTATTAACTCCGAATAA